Within the Polymorphobacter megasporae genome, the region ACAGGCATATAAAGACATCTTTATATCGTTATGAGACGCACATGTGGTTCGACATGACGGTGATCTAGGTTGTCTCGCCCCGACCTATTATCGACGTCGCTGGATAGTGAATGACTGGCAGCTTTCAGAAAGCGGACAATCACGTTGAAAATGGCGAGTTGTAGATCAACGAATGCGGCAAAGTTCTGCGATCGCCGCGTCTCGGTGGCGTTCAGGTAAGCGTCCGCAGTCCCGGCCGCTCTCGCATGTCGATCTGGAGTTCGAAGATATCAGGACGGGAATAGTGGCCGGCGGTGTCGAGATAAAGCCGACCTTCCGCGACGATATCGGTATCGATAACCGCGTTCAGGGTCAGCGTGTCGTCTTGTCCGGCGGCAGCAATGATCGTCGCGTCGGGACCAACGATCGCGCTTCCGCCCGATTTGAGCAGCTCGCGCTCGGCTGGGATTGCTTCGAGCATAGCGCGAGCGGCGGGCTCATCGGCTTCGAGGCTGTCGAAGCCATCAAGCACCTGCGATCGAGTAAGGACGGTGCCGGCAGCAGCGACGAAGCACTGGCCTTCGAAGGCATAGTGCCGGCTGGCGAGGAGGTGAAGTTCGGTGACGGCAGGCCAGAGCGCGAAGTGAAGAACTTCACCATGTTGGTGCCGCGCTGCGCGAGCGAGCGGCATCCAGTGCTCCCAGCAGATGAGGGCGCCGACAGGACCATATTTTCCCGGCCAGGGTCCGAGGGTGCTGCCGTCTGCTGCGGCCCAGATCAGCCGCTCGTTGTGGGTCGGCATGATCTTGCGGTGGATGTCGCGCCTCCCCGGGGTCAGGCGCACGACGGTGTTGAATATGCTCGAGCCGCGCCGCTCCTGAATGCCCATCACGATCTCGACCGAAAGTTCAGCGGAGAGGGCGGCCAGATGCGCGATTTCACGCCCCTCGAGCTCGGGACAATTGTGCAACAGGACGCGAAATAGTGCCTCGGCGGGCTTGTGGCCAAAAAGCGCCGACCCGGGGGCGTCATCGAGCCATACAGGATAGCCGGGAAGCCATGCTTCCGGAAAACGATGACGTCGGCCCCGTTGCTCGCCGCCTGTCGGATCAGCCGTTCAGCGCAAACGATACTAGCGGGAAGGTTGAGAAAAACGGGAGGACTCTGAACGATCGAGATCGAGATCATCGGCATCGTGGCGCTTCTTCCGGAAGCGATGCGAGCACGCGGCTTTGGTGGTGTGGCTGGCGCAAGCTGGCGGCGGTGCTATCGACGCCGGGAAGGGGACCGGATCTGAACGACCGTTGCGCGTTTGTCGGTATCATTCTGGCACGCGCGTGCGGACCCATTGGCGTCGTAGAAGCGTGAGGCCAGCCAATAACAATCCGGCCGGGATCGCCATGAGCGAAAAGGCGATGGCGCCGCTGGTGCTCGCGAATAATATGGCGGTGAGCCGCGAGCCTGCGGTTCCACCCAACGCCGAAAACATCACCACCAAGCCCATCAACTCGGTATGCCGCGATTTTGGGCTGGCGGACAGCAGGACCGAGACGATCGTCGGGTAAACCGGCGCGAGGCAGAAGCCGACCACGAGGAAAAGATATGCGGCGAGCGGCGCTTTCGTCCAATCGGTGATCGGCGTTGTCGCTGCGCTGACGCTGCTCAATGCACCGATTGCCAATACCGCACCCGCCACCACCACAAGGCAGATGATCAGGATCGGGTACCAGTTGACGCGGCGCATCAGAACCCCGCTGACGAGGCGCCCGGCTGCAATCGATGCAGCATAGACGCTGCCGGCGATGACGCTGGTCGCCTGCGAAAGGCCCAGGACCTCGTTGTTGAACGTCGGCAGCCAGGTGCCGATCCCCTGCTCGATGAACACATAGGTGAAGGCGCAGGCGATAAAAATTAGCACGAGCGGCAGTCGCACCAGCGCGAGCATGGCGGCGATCGAAGCCGTTCCGGGTTCCGGTTGATCGGCGCTCTCGTCGATCACGACCGAGGCGAGCAGAACAAAAGCCACGACGCACAAGGCGGCGAGCGGCCAATAGGCGTCGAGCCAGTCGCGATTGCTCGTAAGCCGTCCGCCGCCGATGAAGTGGCTGAACAGTACCGCGATCGACAGCACCCCCAGCATGAACGCGCCTTCGATGATTGCAGTCAGGCTGGCGTGCTGGCGGCTGGTCGACGTCGCCAGCCCGATCATCGCGTAAAGCCCGATCTTCACGCACGCGAAGGCGAAGCCGATCACAGCGTAATGGAGGCAGATCGTCAGATAGCCCGGCAGTAGGGGCATCAGCACGCAGGCCAAACCAGTGACTGCGAGCCCCGCCATCATCGCGCGTTTCAACCCGATCCGCGGCAGATAGCTCGCCAGCAGGAACGAGACGACGGCAATGGTGATGTCCTTGAAGCCGTCGAACCAGCCCGCCTGCGCTTTCGTCACGCCGAGCGTCGCAGCCGACTGGAGGATCACCGTCCCAACCGTGTTGAGGACCATGCCATAAGTGAAATAGGTCACGACGAGGGCGGCGATCAGCCGTGATCGTTGCATAGCCGGTGCCTCGATAAGCGGTGGGTCGCAGCCGAGTCCGGCCGCAACCCACAGCGGAGTAACAGTATTCTTAGAACTTAAACCCGCCGGTGAAGCGGAACGACCGTCCGAAGATCGGCCGCACGACGGGCAGGGCTGTGCCCGGCCCGGCAAGGAAGCGCGGGTTGCCCTCGGTCAGGCCGTGCGAGTTGGTCAGGTTGTCGGCTGCAACCTGAATGGTGACCGGCCCGCGTGTCGCCAGAATTCCCGCACTGAACGTCGCATAGGCTGGCAGCGGCTGGATGTTGGCGAGGTCGCTGTAGCGCTTACCAACCGCTTCATACGTGCCGTAGATTGTCGTCAGAAGTCCCGGCAGCTTGAATTCGTAAGCAGGCGTGATCCGCGCCTGATACGACGGGATGCGTTCGGCGCGCTTGCCGTTGATGCCGGGCTGCAGGGGGTCGTCGGTCTTGGCATCCTCGAGGACGTCGTTTGTCGCGATGCTAAGTCCGAACGAACTTGTCCAGCGCGCGTCCACCTCGAGGCCGTAGGTCTTCGAGCCGGCGACGACGGCGGGGACGCCGACATCGTTGTACACCGCGCCGACCACCTTGTCGTAGAAACCGCTCAGCGACACGTCGAAGGCGTGATCACGATATTTCGTACCGATCTCATAGGAGCGAATACTCCAGTTCTGGTCGGTTGGCGCGCTGGTGTTGCCGAGCTGCGAGCGGACATCGTCGAAGCTGGGGATATGATAGCCCTGCGAGACGCGCCCATAGACGTCGAGCGTCGACAGGATCCGGTAGTTGACCCCGACCGTCCACGGCACCGAATGACGCTCCTCGTTGAGCGTCGACGGCTGGCCATTGCCCTCGATGTGAAAGTTGATCTTTTCGCTCTGGTAGCGAACGCCGGCGTCGACCCGCAGCGCGTCGGTGATGTTGTAGGAATCAGCAAGGTAGATCGCGTTTTCGTCGGCGGAGCCGAAGTCGGCGATCGCAAACGAACTGATCGGACCGTTGTTAAGGTTGACCGTGTCGACCGAGCCGCCAACCTGTTGCCATGTGTTGTTGCCGAGGCTCCACGCGTCGTTCGAACTGAAGTGGCTGAAGTAATAGCCGACGGTCAGCCGGTTGCCGCCGGTGGCATAGGTCAGCGTCGCCTCGTTGCTGATATAGCTCAAGTCCTTGAGCACCACCCAGCCGCCGAACTGCTGGACATAGTCGGTGGACGCGAGCGTTTGGCCGGTGTGGAGCGTCTGCACCGTCGTCTGACCCGGCGTCAGGAGATTGCCCGGCGACGCCAGCGCGGTCGCCACCGTGATTGCCCCGGCACCCGCAGGGACGAGACCAGCCGTTTGCAGGGTCCCCTTGGTATAGCCGAAATGATCGGCGAAGGTGATGCCCGAGCCGAAGTCGTTCGTCAGATTGCCGCCCGCGATCACTCCCTTCCAACCGCGCCCGGAGCCGAAGTCGAACCGCTGCGTCGCGCCACTTCCGGCGCTCCCCGGGACGATGATCGTCTGGTAGCGCGTGTTGTTGTTGAGCTGGTTGTAGGTGCCGAGGTTCAAACCCGGGACGTCGGCCGCGAAAGGCAGAAACCACTCGCCGTGGTCATCGGTGTAGCGCGCGAAAACGTTGAATTTCCCGGTGTCAAACCTTTTCGTGATGTTGACCGAAACCTGGCCACCCTTTTCGGTGTCGAAGCCGGCGGTGCGGACCGAATCTCCGGAAGAGACATAGCCGCCGATGACATAAAAAAGATCGTCGGCAATCTTGCCGCTCAAGACGCCGTCGACGCGACGCGCGCCATACTCGGTCGATGAAACCTTGACCGAACCTTCGGTTTCCTCGCGGCCCTCGCGGAGCAGGAGATTGGCCGTCAGACCTGGTTGGCCGTCGGAGAACAGCGAGGCCGGGCCGCCATTGACTGCTTCGACCGTCGCCACCGTCTCGTCGAACCGGACGAGCGCGCTCTGGTCCATGAACGACGGGCTCGACGCGCCGTAAACCGGGACGCCGTTGAACTGGAAGGTGACGAACGGCGCATCCCCAGTGCTCGGAATACCGCGGACGAAAACGTTGGCCGTGCCGACACCGCCCGAGCTTTCGACAAAGATGCCGGGAATCGATTTTAAGGCGTCGCCAGCGCTCTTGGGATTCTGAATTAGGAGGTCGTCTGCCGACAACGACGTTATCGAGTAGCCAGCCTCGAGCTTGCGAATGCCGCTACCTGCCGCCCGCCCGGTGACAACGATGTCGGGTTGTTCATCGACGCTCGGCGCTGGCGTATCGGGTGTCGCCCCCGGCGCGATCTGCGCCGGTGCATCCGGCGCGACCTGCGCCTGTGCCTGCGTCGCGACGAGGACTGCCGCTGCGGTGATTTTCAGCCGGTTTCTGAGTAACATCTTGATCTCTCCCAAGTTTATTTTAGTTTTGTCGAACTCAAAGCAGCGACCCGATCGTCGCCATGTCGAGGTGCGCGATGTCCGGCACGATCACCGCGGCTCCGCTCAGTGCGCCCTCTGCGTCGATGCCGACCGCGACCATTCCAGCGGCGCGGATCGCGTCGATGCCGGCTTGCGCGTCCTCCACGCCGACGCACTGACCGGGCAACACTCCGAGCGCCGCGGCGCAGGCGAGAAAAATGTCGGGCGCGGGCTTGGGGTTCGCCACCGCTGCGGCGTCGGCGATGAAGTCGAATTCGGCACCGATGCCGAGGCGCGCGATGACCGATGCCGCGTTGCGGCTCGCCGATGCCACTGCGGTCATGATGCCGGCGGAGCGGCATGCGGCGAGCAAGTCGCGCACGCCGTCGAACAGGTCACTCGGCGAATAATCGGCAATAAAGCCTTGGTAGATCGCATTCTTCTCGGCCAGCAGCGTCTCGAATTCGCTGTCGCCGAAACTGCGGCCCGATCGATCGAGGATCAGGCGCAGGGAGGAGGCGCGATCGACGCCCTTCAGGCGCTTGTTGAAGGTGCGGTCGAACGCGAGCCCATGCCGCTCGGCGAGCGCCGACCAAGCGAGAAAATGATGCTCTGCCGTATCGGTCAGCACCCCATCGAGATCGAAGATGACCGCCCTGACCTTCGGTCGCGTAAAGCGGACCGGCAGTGCACCGACGACGTCGCGTCGGCCGTGTTCGACAATCGTGACAGTTCCGCCGGCCATCACTGAATAGGTTGCGCCATCGGGATCGACGGCGACCTGCAACCGGCTACCCTGCCACGACAATGTGAAGTTGTACGCCGCGAATTCCGGCGCGGATCGGGGAGCAAAATGGAGTTCACCGCCGCGAACTGCGAGCCCGCCCCAACCTTGCGCAAGGATGAGCCATCCCCCCGCCAGTGCCGCGAGGTGCAAGCCATCACCGGTGTTGCCGTGGCGGTCTTCGAGGTCGACCAGCGCCGCCTCCTCGATGAAACGTCGCGCCTCGCCGAACGCGCCGATCCGGGCGGCGATGATCCCGAAGGCCGGCGCCGATAGGGTTGAATCGTGCGAGGTAACGGGCTCGTAAAAGGCGTAGTTGCGGGCAGTCAGCGATAGGGGTTGATCGACCAGGCCCATCGCCAGCGCCTGGATGACATCACCCTGTTTGCACAGCCTGTGACGCGACAGGGTCATCGGGTGATGATCGAGCAGCAGCGGACGCCGCGGCCGGTGCAGCAGGTGTGCGGCAAGCACCGGCTTGTCGAGGAACGTGTCGTCCTGCGGATTGACGTTCTGCTGAGCGTCGACGGGGAGCCACATGTGCCGCGCGGCAGCGACCCACCCGGCGACCTCAGCTTCGGTCAGACCGACACTCGCCACGAGCGACAGGTACGCCGCCTTGTGCTCGGCTTTCATCCAGTCAGCGGTGGCTGCGGCGTAGCTCAGGTGAAGTCGCGCTACGGCGTTGGTGTAGAAGTCGTTGTCGACGAGTATCGTATATTCATCGGGCCCGGTGACGCCGCGAATGCAAAAGGCATTGTCGCGCCGCGGATCGAAGCTGCCGAGATCTATCCAGATCCGCGCGGTCTCGAACAGGAGTTCGGCCGCGTCGCGTCGCAGCGTGCTATCGCCGGTGACATCGACGTAGAACTTGATTGCGTAAGCGATGTCGCCGTTCAGGTGGACCTGCGCGGCACCGGTCGGATAATGCGACGAACATTCGCCCCCGCCGATCGTCCGCCACGGATAAAGCGCACCGCGCGTAAACCCCATCTGCCGCGCGTTCGCCCGCGCTGCGGCAAGGGTCGCCATTCGAAACTCGATGACCGAGCGCGCCAGCGACGGGGCGGTGAAGGCGAGCACCGGAAGGATGAACGCCTCCGCATCCCAGAAATAATGTCCTTCGTAACCGTCGCTCGTCAGGCCCTTGGCTGCCGTCCCGTGATCCGGCCGGCGCGAAGCCGACTGGAAGAGCTGGAAAAGCCCAAAGCGCAGAGCCTGGGTCAGGCTTGGGTCGTCGGCCACTGCGCAATCGGCTACGGCCCAAAACTCCGCTAGCGCGGTCTCCTGCTGCTCCGCCATAAGGTCGTACGCCGGCAGCGCCTGCAGTGACCTATCGGCCGCTCTGGTCAGTTCGACGATCCGGTCGAAAGCCAAGGCATCGCCCGGCGCGAGGTGAGCGACGATCCCGCCGCCATCGGCGTCATCGGTCCATGAGTCTGCATCCCCTGCAATCGACTGGCGATAGGCCAGTGCAATGTCGCCACACGTGAACAGGCTGCTGCCGTCCTCAGCGGTCGCCTGCAGCCACGGCGGAGCGAGACGAGCAGAGATGCGGGGGTCGGCGTCCGACGCCGCACCGGCACCGGCACTGGCACCGAAGCGCGGCAACAGGGCAACCTCCCCGGAAAAGTCGAGCGACGTCAGCCGAAACCGCGAAGCGACGATTGCCCGTCCGACCATCGGTACAATCCGGTCCGTATCGATCTCGATCTCGCGCCCATCGATTAGTCGCCAGCGGGTCGTGCGTCGCTGCTGCCCCGTCGCCAGATTGAGCGATCGCGAAAAGTGCGTGATCGTGGCGGTCGCGAAATCGACCGGTTCGCCGGAGATGATCAGTCGGACGAGAACCGGGCTCGGGCACAGGATGCGCGTGTCGGTCGTTCGAGCGTAGCCGGGAAACGATTCATGATATGAGATCGGCCGGGAGATATAGGCGTCGGAAAAGATCGTGTCTGGGTGCTCGGCGCATTCATCGAGCGATCCCCTGATTCCGACCAAGCCATTGGCCAGTGAAAACAGGGACGCGAAGGTTTCGGCGCGCGGGTCGATCGCTGACGACTGCAGTATTTGATGCGGATCGTCGTTCGCGGCACCCATACGAGCGTCTACCCCCAAAGTTTGCATGGTGCTGTTCTGCGACGGCGCCACCTTCCGTCGCGTAGACGCGTCACAGTTATCGATGTCAAGTTATCGATATCATTTTACGCCGTCGATGCGGTTGTGCTTGCGGTATCAGGTGGCGCGACGAACGATCTCGACGGACATCGACTCTGAATGCGCGCTGCCCCCCGCGGTGAGCTGGAGAATCTTGTTGGCGAGAAGCTTTCCGCCGCGGTCCCAGTTCTGCCGGATCGACGTTAGCGGAGGGACCACCCGTGACGCGCCGGGAGCATCGTCGAAGCCAACCACTGCGACATCGTCCGGAACCGCAAGTCCAGCCCGCGTAAGCGCGGAAATGACCCCCATCGCTATTGCATCGCTGGCGGCAAACACCCCGTCGAACTGACCCGCGCCGTCGGCCAGAACGGACTGCATTGCCTGCTCTCCGCCAGCCTCGGTAAATGGGCTCACGATGCTAAGAACTGGACCATGACCGCCCTCGTCAATTCGCTCACCAAAGCCGCGGAGTCTGTCCTCGACCTCGAGGTGGGTCGTGTCGCCGACAAAGATGAGCTTTCGGCGCCCCTGCACAAGCAGATGCTCCGCGGCGAGGCGGCCGCCGTAGACATTGTCCGATCCAACGGTGACATGGGCCTCGTTGCCATCGACCGAACCCCAAATTACATAGGGAAGTCCCGCCCGCTGGACGATCTCGACCGCGTCTTCGTGCATTCCCTGCCCCAGAAGGATGACGCCGTCGGCGGCGGGCGGTAGCGAACAAAACATCTGCATCGTTGTCAGGACCATATTGTGGTCGCGACTGGTAAGTTCCTGCATAATCGCGCCAAGAAGCGACAGCGGATACGGCTCACTCATCGATCGGTCGTGCGATGGCGTCATTTCGATCACCACGGCAATCGTCCCAGTCCTCTGCTGACGCAAGTTTCTCGCGGCGATATTCAGCCGGTAGCCGCGGTCTTCTGCGAGCTTTCTTATACTTTCGCGGGTGGCGTCCTTGACGAGCGCATGGCCGGAAAGCGCTCGCGATATTGTGATCTTCGAGACGCCAGCCTCGCGTGCCAGATCCGCCATTGTCACGGGGCGCTCTCGCGATCCTTCAGGAGAAGATTTAGCCATGGCGAAATGCCGTAGGTTATTTCGTCTTGCATTGAAATGTTGCCGCCTGACGGCGGCGCGCGTTCGGGTGCGCTGGTGGTTTCCTTGATCGTGCGTTCCTGTGTGGAACACACCTGAAACCTTGACGCAGCAGCCACTGTTGTCCGGCGGACGCCTCATCCATGGCTTCGGATACGTAAGCTTTTGCATGCGACCGGGCGTGTCTCATGCTTTGTATTTGCCAATTAGGCGCACGTCGTTACAGCGGTGCAGGCGATAATGCACTTTCGGATGCTCAGTGACGCTTTCAGGTCAGGAGAAAAGGCGCTAACAAAGAAGGTATTCAATGGCTAAAGTCGACATTAGATGGGCCTGTGATCTGGATGGTGCCATCTATTAACCTGAAAACACCGATTGATCTGCGGTTGCCGACGCTCTTCCGAGACGAACAATAAATGCGTCTGGCAATTCTAGTCAATTTCGACGCGTTTATTGCTCCGATCGTAGTAGAATGTGCCGAAATATCAGCGAACAGATTTGTCGAATATGCCTTTCGCACCATTCGAACGATGGCAAGCCCGTCTGCATATATCCTTGGCTGTAGCTAGTATATCGTGGGCATATCGCTTTCATCTCCCGTATCAGCTCGGCGCGGAAAGATTTGCTCGATTAATTTCTCGGTGCACGAATACTCTCGTGATGAGAGGGTCGCGGTGTCACGACGCGTCAATGGCACGCACGCATCGAGCAGTCTCGAGTGCGAGCCCCCTTTGGACGCCCGCCACGAGCGAGGCCGGTCGAGGGAATCAGCCTCTGGACTAAATCTCAGCTAACATTAACCCTTTATTTACTTTCGATATTTGTGGCCAGCGGATACATGGTTTATATCTGTTAACTATTCCCGGTGCTATTATCTCTATATTCGCCTTGAGGGCTCTGTCGGTGGTCTTGGCGCTTTGCAGTGTACAGCCAGCATTGGCTGCTGGCTTGAAACCTCCGACTGTTGCGTCTCCTCGGGTCCATCCTGCACCGCTTGACATAGCGTTATCGTTCGACGCGCAACGGGCTAAGGATTGGGTACTAGCGACAATGGATAACGGCCCACTGCCGTTCATGATCGTGGACAAAATCGAGTCGCGACTTTTCCTGTTCAATGCCGATGGCACTTTGGTCGCAACCACCCCTGTGTTGCTCGGTCTCGCGCGTGGCGACGACTCACCGCCGGGAATTGGCACGCGCAAATTGTCGGCAATTACGCCCGCCGAGCGCATTACTCCGGCGGGTCGCTTCGTTGTCGAGACGGGCGAAGACCTTGCGGGGCGGGACATCTTGTGGATTGATTACGACGCAGCAATCGCCCTCCATCGAGCCTCAGACCGATCTTCGAATTCAAGTCGAAAAAATCGGGCATCGTTACTGTCAAATCAGGTCGTCGCCGCGAGGCGTATTTCGTTGGGGTGCATAAACGTTTCGACTGCATTCTACGATGGCTTTATCCAGCCTACCTTTCGGCGCCAGAAAGGTGTCGCCTATATTTTACCAGAAACACGCTCGCTTAACGCGCAATTTAACATTCCTGAGATAAAAGCGGCGGAACGGACTGCGGCGGGAATTTAGCGCTGCACATGCTAGGCCGTAGCCTCGCAGGCGCAGAGCCACAGACATAGAACGGTCCAATCGTCGAGTAACTTGGCAGCGCATCGGAGTAACAGCGTTGCGGTCCGACGCTCAGTTTCCTCTGTGTTGCCGACGAGTATCTTCAGATCGCTTGTTCGAGTTCGTCGAGCAAAGCTTCGAAGCGACGCATCAGAGCACGATAAGGCGTGGGGGCCGCGAGATCTACGCCGGCGTCACGAACGAGGTTGTAGGCATAGTCCGAGCCGCCGGCTGCTAACAGCTCGAGGTATTGCGCGCGCACCCCATCGTGGCCAGCTAGGATTGCCTCCGCAAAATACGACGACGCGGCGATGGCAGTGGCATACTGAAACGAATAGTAACTGGTGTAGAATTGCGGAATAAATGACCACTCGATAGCATAGGCCGAATCGATGTTCATGGCCGGTGCGTGATATTGTTCTAGAAGTCTGAAGTAGGTCTCGGACATCGCCTTGCCGGACATTGGCGCACCAGCGGCCGCTTGAGTGTGGACGGCGTGTTCGAATTCACTAAGCATGGGTTCGCGAAAGATATTCAGACGAAGAAGTTCGAGAAGCTGACCGATATAAAACAGCTTCTCCTCTTTTCCGACGGCGGTGTCGATCAAGTGTTGAGCAAGCAGTTGCTCGTTGCAGGTCGACGCGATCTCCGCGACGAAGGTTTCATAATGCGCCGTCTCGAAGGGCTGCTTCGCATTTGCGAGCACGCTGTGCATCGCATGGCCCCATTCGTGTACGTAGCTGGTCAAACTTTGATAGTCGGCGTTGTAATTCAGCATAATGTACGGATGAACGTCATACGCGTCAGAGTTCATGAAGCTACCAGCGTATTTTCCAAGGCGCGGTTTCAAATCGACCCAATGCGCGCCGCTCGCAGCATCAAGCTTCGCGACATAGTCTGCGCCGAGAGGTCGGACGCTGTCGATCATCGCAGCGCGAGCGGCCGCGCTGGAGAACGTACGCGTGGTGCGACCGAGCGGCGCATAGATGTCATAATAATGGAGGTCTGGAAGGTTCAGCGCCCGCCGGCGCAGACGAAGATAGCGTTGCAGGAGCGGAATTCCGGCGCGCGCCTCTGCAATCATCGTTGTGAAAACCGCCCGCGGCGTCGCCGTAGCCGCAAGTGCGGCGTCGAGTGCACTGTCGTAGCGCCCGAGGCGGGCCAGCATGTTGTCGGCCGCCACCTGCGTCGCATAAATCGACCCCAAGGTGTTTTCGTAAGCGCCGTAGCTGCTCCAGAACGCGTCGAACACGCGCTTGCGATCGGTTCGGTCGGCGATGGCCCGTGCACGCGTGTAGCCCGCGTCGTCGAGGCGAACATCTTCCCCGATCGACAATCGGATCATCGGATGAGGCATGTCCGAGCCCAGCAGCTGATTATAGGTGGCTTGAGGACCATCGAACAGCTGACTGCCCGAGGCCAAAGCCGCAACCTCGCCCGCCGGCAGCGCGTGGGAGGCCAGTCTAAGCACGTCGTATAAACGGTGCCGGAAGGGCCCTAGCGCCGGGTCGGCAGCCAACCACGCGTCAATTTTCTCGCGCCCCAGCATTCGGATCGCCGGGTCCACCCACGCCGTCGATGCGACCAGCTCGCCAGCAAGAGTGTCGGCGCGCGTTCGCCGTGCTGGGCGGCAACATCGCGCAGATCGGCGTTGGCCGACAGCCGGGCGTACGTCGAGAGCCGCATCGACTGCCGGTGGCCTGCGAAATTGCCGTCAGCGCGTAGCCGAACAGGTGTGGGCTCCGGGCAAACCCGGTTTCGAAAGCGCCGAGCTTTGCCACCTGTGCCTCGGCAGCGTCCAGGGCTGCGGTCCAGGCACCATCGTTCTCGTACAGGTCGCGCAGGTCCCATTCCATCGGCAAGGCGTCCTCGGCGAAAGTCGGCTTCGTCACCAGCACCACAGCTGAAAACGACATTCCGGTCAGCACTTCACGCCGATTCATGCAGGCTCCTCAACGACGTGACCGCGGCGCGCCACCAACTCAATTTGAAAATCGAGCGGGCTAAGGTGAGGTGCAGCTGCGGTCTTGACCCCTATATTAGCTTGGCCTGCCACCGGTCTCGACGAGCCTCTTTGAAGCGCTAATCATCATTGTCATGATACAGGTCAACCTGCTCCTTCCGAACGGGCACGCGCCCATCCGTGGGCATCCCTAGGACGTTCCCGTGCCACATTCGTTTTCCGGCAGGTCGGATAGAGCAAGCGACACATACTCGGGCCGCCGATCGAGATAGGACGTCGCAGCATTGGTCGGATCGAAGCCATAGCTGACCAGCTCGACGATCCGTTTCTTGAAATAGTCGAGCAATGCACGGACACCCCGATCGATCTGATCGCTTCCGATCTGTCGACTGGCCAGCACCCACCCCTCGCGTTGGTAGCGGATCACGTCGTTTTTCGCGAGCGTCTGGCAATGCCGGTACACCGTTCCATAGCTCAAGCCCGACAGTCGGGCGATGGCGCGTGCCGTGATCGGCCGGCGAACTTCGTCCGGGGTGAAGTTGTTGGCGTATCGCTCGGTGAGCTCCGGATCGATGGTAATATGCCGGACATTGGCGACGATGATGATGATCCAGACGAGTTTACTCGTCCAATCGGGGACAGGCTCGGCCGCGTATTCGAACGGCACCAACCAAATATCGAGAGCCATAGCGATAATGCGCCATCTAAGATCGGGTGCGGGGATGCGGTCGGCGGACCGGAACGGCATGTCCCGGCCCAGGTCTTCGGTGAGGCGCACAACGCTGTCGTGGGCGAAAACCATCAGTTCGATAATCTGTTGCTCAATCCCGGGATTGATGGAGATAGCGACCCCTCTGTCCACCGATACGACCCAACCGAGATCGATCAGGCGCATCACGTGGCGGTGGATGGTCGCGTAAGGCTTGTGCAGGGATGCTGCGAGCGCGTTGATCGATGCGCACTGAACGATCTTCTGCGGACGGCGAAAGCATTCGCCGTCGATCCAGTCACCGCCACATCGGCGCAGCAGCAGGATCAGGACGACGGCAGACTCGAAATGTCCCGGCACCAGCTCGGCGGTCGCGATCGACGAACTCAGATGAAGCTCGTTGCCCAACCGGGAGAGTTTCCTGACGGCAATATCGTTCAAGACGGCTTCCAATTCGCCCGGCGCTCCAGATC harbors:
- a CDS encoding MFS transporter — its product is MQRSRLIAALVVTYFTYGMVLNTVGTVILQSAATLGVTKAQAGWFDGFKDITIAVVSFLLASYLPRIGLKRAMMAGLAVTGLACVLMPLLPGYLTICLHYAVIGFAFACVKIGLYAMIGLATSTSRQHASLTAIIEGAFMLGVLSIAVLFSHFIGGGRLTSNRDWLDAYWPLAALCVVAFVLLASVVIDESADQPEPGTASIAAMLALVRLPLVLIFIACAFTYVFIEQGIGTWLPTFNNEVLGLSQATSVIAGSVYAASIAAGRLVSGVLMRRVNWYPILIICLVVVAGAVLAIGALSSVSAATTPITDWTKAPLAAYLFLVVGFCLAPVYPTIVSVLLSASPKSRHTELMGLVVMFSALGGTAGSRLTAILFASTSGAIAFSLMAIPAGLLLAGLTLLRRQWVRTRVPE
- a CDS encoding TonB-dependent receptor domain-containing protein; its protein translation is MLLRNRLKITAAAVLVATQAQAQVAPDAPAQIAPGATPDTPAPSVDEQPDIVVTGRAAGSGIRKLEAGYSITSLSADDLLIQNPKSAGDALKSIPGIFVESSGGVGTANVFVRGIPSTGDAPFVTFQFNGVPVYGASSPSFMDQSALVRFDETVATVEAVNGGPASLFSDGQPGLTANLLLREGREETEGSVKVSSTEYGARRVDGVLSGKIADDLFYVIGGYVSSGDSVRTAGFDTEKGGQVSVNITKRFDTGKFNVFARYTDDHGEWFLPFAADVPGLNLGTYNQLNNNTRYQTIIVPGSAGSGATQRFDFGSGRGWKGVIAGGNLTNDFGSGITFADHFGYTKGTLQTAGLVPAGAGAITVATALASPGNLLTPGQTTVQTLHTGQTLASTDYVQQFGGWVVLKDLSYISNEATLTYATGGNRLTVGYYFSHFSSNDAWSLGNNTWQQVGGSVDTVNLNNGPISSFAIADFGSADENAIYLADSYNITDALRVDAGVRYQSEKINFHIEGNGQPSTLNEERHSVPWTVGVNYRILSTLDVYGRVSQGYHIPSFDDVRSQLGNTSAPTDQNWSIRSYEIGTKYRDHAFDVSLSGFYDKVVGAVYNDVGVPAVVAGSKTYGLEVDARWTSSFGLSIATNDVLEDAKTDDPLQPGINGKRAERIPSYQARITPAYEFKLPGLLTTIYGTYEAVGKRYSDLANIQPLPAYATFSAGILATRGPVTIQVAADNLTNSHGLTEGNPRFLAGPGTALPVVRPIFGRSFRFTGGFKF
- the pgmB gene encoding beta-phosphoglucomutase, which encodes MVGIRGSLDECAEHPDTIFSDAYISRPISYHESFPGYARTTDTRILCPSPVLVRLIISGEPVDFATATITHFSRSLNLATGQQRRTTRWRLIDGREIEIDTDRIVPMVGRAIVASRFRLTSLDFSGEVALLPRFGASAGAGAASDADPRISARLAPPWLQATAEDGSSLFTCGDIALAYRQSIAGDADSWTDDADGGGIVAHLAPGDALAFDRIVELTRAADRSLQALPAYDLMAEQQETALAEFWAVADCAVADDPSLTQALRFGLFQLFQSASRRPDHGTAAKGLTSDGYEGHYFWDAEAFILPVLAFTAPSLARSVIEFRMATLAAARANARQMGFTRGALYPWRTIGGGECSSHYPTGAAQVHLNGDIAYAIKFYVDVTGDSTLRRDAAELLFETARIWIDLGSFDPRRDNAFCIRGVTGPDEYTILVDNDFYTNAVARLHLSYAAATADWMKAEHKAAYLSLVASVGLTEAEVAGWVAAARHMWLPVDAQQNVNPQDDTFLDKPVLAAHLLHRPRRPLLLDHHPMTLSRHRLCKQGDVIQALAMGLVDQPLSLTARNYAFYEPVTSHDSTLSAPAFGIIAARIGAFGEARRFIEEAALVDLEDRHGNTGDGLHLAALAGGWLILAQGWGGLAVRGGELHFAPRSAPEFAAYNFTLSWQGSRLQVAVDPDGATYSVMAGGTVTIVEHGRRDVVGALPVRFTRPKVRAVIFDLDGVLTDTAEHHFLAWSALAERHGLAFDRTFNKRLKGVDRASSLRLILDRSGRSFGDSEFETLLAEKNAIYQGFIADYSPSDLFDGVRDLLAACRSAGIMTAVASASRNAASVIARLGIGAEFDFIADAAAVANPKPAPDIFLACAAALGVLPGQCVGVEDAQAGIDAIRAAGMVAVGIDAEGALSGAAVIVPDIAHLDMATIGSLL